GTACTCCGCaacgccctaccgctgcaccacggggCGGCCGTGGAGTACGCCCCAAACTCCCTCAGCATCCATTTGCTTGTCACTTTTTCAGTGTGTGCTGGGAGTACAACCGTCCTTCTTTCCCTGGTCTGGGGCCCCTTCTGAGCTACCAGCAGTGAATGCATGGTTCCATTGTTGCAAGGAGACAAGGTAGGCAGCCCATGTACAACTCCGTCACACTGTTCGCAGCACCAAAGAACAGGTCGACCGTTATTGCTGGCGGATTCCATGTAGGGACCACAGTTTCCAACAAACTGCATTGTACTAAGTTAGacagaaaatacaaatgtaATCCCAGAAGCAATAACTGTCTGCATGTTTTTGACGTCTGAAAGCGTCTTTCCTCATATGTTGATATTACGTCCAAACcttgaagtttgaaaaaaaataattttatttttataatgtcCATGAAAAACAGACAATTTACAATACCTTATCCGAtgtcattatttttacttttatcttgatatttataaatgtttggGTAAAATTTAAACTCAACAGATACCCACATAAAATGTacaaattgtaaatcaaaaatCTGTTATAAAAAAACGAAGAGACTATGAATATAATAAGATCCACATCTGCTGGAATGCTAGGCAAACAAGTTTTGAATCTCAGTGAGTTCATTAAAACCTTCTCCAAGATCATCTGCAAGcttgtcaattttttttgcaaactttgACCTGAggtcttttttcaatttttgccCATCTTTCTCCTGATTGAAGTAGAACTCCATCCCGAGCGCAAAGCCTCGTATGGTCCCGGAAACCTTGGTGCATCTCCCTGCAGCCATGACACTTGTATAACTTGTAAACATCCTTAGCACCTTGGATGCATTCTCTGAGTCAGTCTTGACTTCACTCAGAGTAGACTGACCATACAGCTTCAGTTGATCCATTCCCTCATTGATGAACTTCAGGCAGGGGAGAATTTTTTCATAACGTTCTTCAAAGTCTTGCAAGGTCACCTGGATCTTCTTTTTGTCACTGGAAAGATTTGCCTGCAAAAACAATTAGGGTtaccaacaaagaaaaaatatgctATTTTTTGTACACTTATTGTGAAGCTACATGGCTTTTGTGTAGCATATTTATTGAACGGGTTGAATATAAGTTTAGGTGCCAAAACAAACAACGTGGAAAATCTGGTTCCTTTGGCAAACTGACTTACTTTTTCTCcccaaaaaagttgatttttttaagaatgttgAATTTTTCAGTCATGATCACTTTCTCATCTCTTTGCTTTTACTAATACGAATTCTTTCCGAAAAATTAGTATAACACGGAAAAGTGTATTAATTTTCATATTTCCTTTCAAAAATATACTTTCATAAAATATAGATTCAGGGCCCAATGTTTAATTGatataaagtatttttatttttacacaaatgtCCCAgctcataaaaacaacaaaaacagggcttcaaaagaataaaatattctGGAGAAATCTGACCACATTGTTCAGGACATGAATGTTTTGAACTGAGTTTCACCAACTAGTCATCTCCTAAACTCAAAGCACCTGCACAGGATCTCCAGATGTCATTAAATTAGTTTAGTTTGGTTCAATGTGGGGAAGACTTCATTCTTGACAACCTGTCAAAAGACCATCATTGATTCCCTCCATAGTTATGGGTAAGCCACAAAAGTTCCTAGCTTAAAGAGGCTGGCTGTTCACAGAGCGCTGTGTCCAAGCAGATCAAAAGATAGTCTAATGAAACGGCAAAATGTGGCAGGAGAAGCACCAGCAGAAGAAACAACCGAAGGCTTCAGcggaaatgaaaggaaaagattCAAGATTCTGCAGACATCCAGAAAGACTGGTGAGGAGCAGAACCCAAGTTGCTTGAGGTCCAGTGTGACATCTCCAGACAATCATgatgactgaggaacagcttcgTTCCTAGAGTGGTCTCCTTAGAGAACTCTGCTTCACCCCAATTCTCAGCTCCATTCACACAGTCCGTATCATGTAAATTATTTATCCATTGTAGTAAATTTGCTCATACACAAATTTGTAAATagacattcatttttattcataaagtATATCTGTAAATTCATACCTGTATATTATTTAAATAACTATTTAAAATGGAAACCATTTGTATAGCATGTCCCCATCATTCAATTTGCACATCTACTGTACatactgtacttttttttaacaactataTCCTGCACTTTACTGCTAATGCACACTGGTTAGGCCCAAACTGAATTTCATTCCCCCATACCAGTACAGTGTAATGGCAATAAAATTGaatcaaatctaatctaatttgGGGTCTAATATTTAGTATCGGTGTTAAATACTGTTATTTTAATCCAAAATCACTGGAACAGTCGAGCAGAATGTTATTGAGGATTTTAGGATTCCTTCTGCAGATTTCATCATCCAGCAGGACCTGTCCCTTCCCATATTTATGAAGGATTGAAGTTGGTCGTATAGAGTAAATGTTAAATTCTAAAGAGAATTCAAATTTTCTGAAATCgtctttttgttggttttatgaGCTGGATCCCCAATTTATGTAGCATATCCGATCACCATGTGTCACCTTGTTTGCTATGGCTGCTGATGCACCAGTGACACCGCCCGCTGCAGCCACACCCACTCCGATTGCAGTGAGAGCCAGCGAGGATCCCAGTGTGAAGGGAGACAGAATCAccccagcagctgcagccacgCCTCCTAATGCTGTTGTAGCTCCTCCTGTGATGCCAGCAATCTTTGTCCCTTtagaaacctaaaaaaatatgtaGAGTTTTCACAAATTTTTGGGGAACATAATCTGAATTTTTGTGGTTCTTTGTACAAAGTTTTTATTACCTTGTTTATGTTTGCGGCAATGGAGTGCAGCTCATCAATGGCTTCCTTGAGGCTATTACCATGCTCAGACATCATGTCATTATACTTTTGGATTTCTTCATACAGATATTCAGCAAGGGCAACAATGATTCTGAAAGGTTTACAGTAATTAATATACAGTATGACAGCTCCTTTGTCCCACCTTTGGTCATACCTGAGCAGtatat
The sequence above is a segment of the Oryzias latipes chromosome 1, ASM223467v1 genome. Coding sequences within it:
- the LOC105354584 gene encoding apolipoprotein L3-like, whose product is MSPRQTKPPPVLSKKIIKQNSENIQTLPSFEEVLKDVDHRISRVVSQESPAVPRTAATNDPDDKKNNSKKESLSSRNISWQEFCNDLKRKGATEKEIIVALAEYLYEEIQKYNDMMSEHGNSLKEAIDELHSIAANINKVSKGTKIAGITGGATTALGGVAAAAGVILSPFTLGSSLALTAIGVGVAAAGGVTGASAAIANKANLSSDKKKIQVTLQDFEERYEKILPCLKFINEGMDQLKLYGQSTLSEVKTDSENASKVLRMFTSYTSVMAAGRCTKVSGTIRGFALGMEFYFNQEKDGQKLKKDLRSKFAKKIDKLADDLGEGFNELTEIQNLFA